One genomic segment of Hordeum vulgare subsp. vulgare chromosome 2H, MorexV3_pseudomolecules_assembly, whole genome shotgun sequence includes these proteins:
- the LOC123427085 gene encoding ribosome-recycling factor: MALLLRRGAAVAARTLRAAAASSASTSVHRLPTAGSLAAARNLPTTQFFLLEIRRGFAKGKKSKNDSRGDTVEAAPDIGPTVKSAATAQMDTAVVALSRELSKLRTGRASPGMLDHIMVETGDVKVGLGRIAVVSVLDSHTLSVMPYDPNTMKSIENAIASSPLGINPTPDGSRIIAAVPPLTKETMQAMCKVVTKSAEDFKQSIRRARQKALDTIKKSSSSMPKDDIKRLEKEVEELTKKFIKSADDMCKAKEKEISGS; the protein is encoded by the exons ATGGCGCTCCTCCTGCGGCGAGGTGCCGCAGTCGCCGCCCGCAcgctgcgcgccgccgccgcctcctcagctTCCACCTCCGTCCACCGCCTACCGACCGCCGGATCCCTTGCCGCCGCAAGAAACCTGcccaccacgcagtttttcctcctcGAGATCCGGAGAGGCTTCGCGAAAGGGAAGAAATCGA AGAATGATAGTCGAGGTGATACCGTTGAAGCCGCTCCTGATATCGGGCCGACTGTCAAATCGGCCGCGACTGCACAAATGGATACTGCTGTTGTTGCACTGTCGCGAGAGCTGAGTAAACTTCGGACAGGGAGAGCTTCTCCTG GCATGCTTGACCACATCATGGTGGAAACTGGGGATGTTAAAGTTGGATTGGGCCGTATTGCTGTTGTTTCTGTTCTAGATTCGCATACCCTATCAGTGATGCCATATGATCCTAAT ACAATGAAATCTATAGAGAATGCAATCGCTTCATCTCCATTGGGCATCAATCCAACACCTGACGGCAGTAGGATTATTGCAGCTGTCCCTCC ATTGACAAAAGAGACTATGCAG GCAATGTGTAAGGTTGTTACTAAATCTGCTGAGGAtttcaagcaaagtattagaagaGCACGCCAAAAG GCACTTGATACGATAAAGAAATCTTCATCTAGCATGCCAAAGGATGATATAAAGCGACTCGAGAAGGAA GTCGAAGAATTGACCAAGAAGTTCATCAAGTCGGCAGATGATATGTgcaaggctaaggagaaggaaATCTCTGGAAGCTGA
- the LOC123427084 gene encoding ankyrin-3, with the protein MAVLLRPAAIAGGRQVWPVAEDQADAAAAASQRLVEAVARGDSREAGELLASGRADVNYAGVVWLDARRVAEAALREGAAAELRASREEIRADVSPLFLAAGNGDVALVRALLAKGADVNGKVFRGYPATAAAREGRAEVAELLVRAGASQPACEEAIVEAALQGQAALAAIFMRSDLVRPRVAVHALVSAATRGFVDVVDTLVKCGADPNATSRVLLRSLKPSLHLNVDCTALFAAIVSRQVAVVRQLLQAGVKRDTKARLGAWSWDAATGEELRVGAGLAEPYDAAWCAVEYYESTGSVLRMLLQNGYSLGATHHGRTLLHHAILCGSVGAVETLLGCGAECEAAVRTSRSGRSRPVHLAARLGQPEILQTLMDKGCDVNARAEAGDVAVILAARHKEEDCVRVLVSAGADVALLNLAGESAASVASSGGWKAGFERAVLGAIRSGTIPLSSDRHVFSPMLFTARCGDAAALEVLLAQPGVDVDEQDADGCSPIMAAAKEGNVDAFRALVFAGANVKLCNKRGETAIGLAQQSKKRDLFEQVMLDFALEKGMPAGGFYALHCASRRGDSAAVHHLASTGYDVNIPDGDGYTPLMLAAREGHATVCELLISHGARCDIQTPRGETALSLARSALATAAFNKAEDVIMDELGRQLVLAGAHVVKHTKGGRGRPHGKSLRMVAAAGVLRWGGSSRRNVMCVEAEVGGSSAFQRHRQRKGRRGDDAYAPGLFRVVTATGKEVHFVCQGGEEAAELWVRGIRALTRAVFGKRGN; encoded by the exons ATGGCGGTGCTGCTGCGCCCGGCGGCGATCGCCGGCGGCCGGCAGGTCTGGCCGGTGGCGGAGGACCAGGccgacgcggcggcggcggcctcccAGCGGCTCGTGGAGGCGGTGGCGCGCGGCGACTCCAGGGAGGCGGGCGAGCTGCTCGCGTCCGGGcgcgcggacgtgaactacgccgGGGTGGTGTGGCTCGACGCGCGCCGGGTGGCGGAGGCGGCGCTGCGGGAGGGCGCCGCCGCCGAGCTGCGCGCGTCGCGGGAGGAGATCCGCGCCGACGTCTCGCCGCTCTTCCTCGCCGCCGGCAACGGGGACGTCGCGCTCGTCCGCGCGCTGCTC GCAAAGGGAGCGGACGTGAACGGGAAGGTGTTCCGGGGGTACCCGGCGACGGCAGCGGCGCGGGAAGGGCGCGCGGAGGTGGCGGAGCTGCTGGTGCGCGCCGGTGCGTCGCAGCCGGCCTGCGAGGAGGCCATCGTGGAGGCTGCGCTGCAGGGGCAGGCTGCCCTGGCGGCCATCTTCATGCGCTCCGACCTCGTCCGCCCGCGCGTCGCCGTGCACGCGCTCGTGTCTGCGGCCACCCGCGGCTTCGTCGACGTGGTCGACACGCTCGTCAAG TGCGGGGCTGATCCAAACGCGACCTCCCGGGTGCTTCTGCGTTCTCTCAAGCCATCACTGCATCTCAATGTCGACTGCACAGCGCTCTTCGCCGCGATCGTGAGCCGGCAAGTCGCCGTGGTTCGTCAGCTACTTCAG gctggtgtgaagagggaCACCAAGGCGAGGCTAGGAGCGTGGTCCTGGGACGCGGCCACCGGTGAAGAGCTGCGCGTCGGCGCCGGGCTAGCGGAGCCATACGATGCGGCCTGGTGCGCCGTGGAGTACTACGAGTCCACCGGCTCCGTCCTGCGCATGCTCCTGCAGAACGGGTACTCGTTGGGCGCCACGCACCATGGCCGGACGCTGCTCCACCACGCCATCCTCTGCGGGAGCGTCGGCGCCGTCGAGACGCTGCTGGGTTGTGGTGCGGAATGCGAAGCTGCCGTGAGGACCTCCCGGAGCGGCAGGTCCAGGCCTGTTCACTTGGCCGCGCGCCTCGGCCAGCCGGAGATCCTGCAGACGCTCATGGACAAGGGCTGCGACGTCAACGCGAGGGCGGAGGCTGGCGATGTCGCCGTCATCCTGGCCGCGCGCCACAAGGAAGAGGACTGCGTCAGGGTTCTCGTGTCAGCCGGAGCAGACGTTGCGCTGTTGAACTTGGCAGGCGAGTCGGCGGCATCCGTCGCCTCTTCCGGTGGCTGGAAGGCGGGCTTTGAACGCGCCGTTCTTGGCGCGATTCGGTCCGGGACCATCCCTCTGTCCAGCGATCGGCACGTGTTCTCGCCCATGCTGTTCACGGCGCGATGCGGTGATGCCGCTGCGCTGGAGGTGCTGCTCGCCCAGCCGGGCGTGGACGTGGACGAGCAGGACGCCGACGGGTGCTCGCCCATAATGGCCGCCGCCAAGGAAGGCAATGTTGACGCCTTCCGCGCCCTCGTCTTCGCCGGCGCCAACGTGAAGCTGTGCAACAAGCGTGGCGAGACGGCCATTGGGCTCGCGCAGCAGAGCAAGAAGAGGGACCTCTTCGAGCAGGTCATGCTCGACTTCGCGCTGGAGAAGGGCATGCCGGCCGGCGGGTTCTACGCTCTGCACTGCGCGTCCCGGCGCGGCGACAGCGCGGCCGTGCATCACCTGGCGAGCACGGGCTACGACGTTAACATCCCGGACGGCGATGGATACACCCCGCTCATGCTGGCCGCAAGAGAAGGCCACGCGACCGTGTGCGAGCTACTGATCTCCCACGGCGCCCGGTGCGACATCCAGACCCCGCGGGGTGAGACGGCGCTCTCCCTCGCACGGTCGGCGCTTGCCACTGCGGCCTTCAACAAGGCCGAGGACGTGATCATGGACGAGCTGGGCCGGCAGCTGGTGCTGGCGGGCGCGCACGTCGTGAAGCACACCAAGGGCGGGCGCGGGAGGCCGCACGGCAAGTCGCTGCGGATGGTCGCCGCGGCCGGCGTGCTCCGGTGGGGCGGGTCGAGCCGCCGCAACGTCATGTGCGTGGAGGCCGAGGTCGGGGGCAGCTCGGCGTTCCAGCGGCACCGGCAGAGGAAGGGCCGCCGAGGCGACGACGCGTACGCGCCGGGGCTGTTCCGCGTGGTGACGGCGACGGGGAAGGAGGTGCACTTCGTGTGCCAgggcggggaggaggcggcggagctgtGGGTGCGGGGCATCAGGGCGCTCACCAGGGCGGTGTTCGGCAAGCGGGGGAACTAG